Within Saccharomonospora cyanea NA-134, the genomic segment GCAGGTGCAGGAGGCTCTCGCCGACCACGAGGAGCGGTTCAGGCAGCGGCACGCCGAGGAGGAGCGCAGGCTGTGCTACGTGGCGTTGACGCGTTCCGAGCACTGCCTGCTCGTCTCGGGCCACCGGTGGAACGACCCCGCGGCGGTGAAGCCGAAGGCGCCGTCGATGTTCCTGCTGGAGGTCGCCGAGCAGCTCAGGGAACACACCGACGCCGGGGTGATCGAGCACTGGCAGGCGGACCCGGGTGACAACCCGCTGTCGGAGGCGTCGCGCGAACTGCGGTGGCCGGTCGACCCCCTCGGTGGGCGCCGGGCGGCGGTGGACGAGGGGATGCGACTCGTTCTCGAAGCGCTGGAGGAACTGGGAGCGCCGGACGTCCCCGACACCACCGACACCACCGACACCACCGACACCGCCGAGGCGGGCGCCGACGGGGTCACCACCGACGACCCCGACGGCTGGGTGAGCGACACCGACGTGCTGCTGGCCGAGCGCGCCCGCACCAGGGCGCCGCAGGCCGACATCGAGCTGCCCGGCAAGCTGTCGGTGAGCCAGCTCGTGGACCTCGCCGGGCAACCGGAGGATCTCGCGCGCAGGCTGCGCAGACCACTGCCGTTCCCGCCGAACGCCTACGCCCGCCGAGGCACGGAGTTCCACGGTTGGCTCGAACGCCGGTTCGCGGGCGACAAGCTGTTCGACCTCGACGACCTGCCCGGCGCGATGGATCCGGACGTCGTCGGCGGTGGGACCGGCGGTGACTCCGGTGACTCCGGTGACTCCGGTGACTCCGCCGACCTGGAAGCCCTGAAGGAGGCGTTCGAACGGAGTTCGTGGGCGCGACGAACCCCGCACGACGTGGAGGTGCCGTTCTCCACCGTCATCGACGGTGTCACCGTGCGGGGCCGGATGGACGCCGTGTTCGCCGACCCGGACGGCGGCTGGACCGTCGTGGACTGGAAGACCGGCGCGGTGCCGGACGCCGACCGGATACCGGTGCTGGCGGTGCAGCTCGCCGCGTACCGGCTGGCGTGGGCGAGCCTGTCGGGTACTCCTCTGCACAAGGTGCGGGCGGCGTTCCACTACGTGCGCGCGGACCGCACCATCAGTCCCGTGGACCTCGCCGACGCTGAGGGACTGCGGGCATTGTTGCGCACGGTGCCGATGCGGGAACAGGACGGTGGAACGAGATGACGAAGGGAACGGACACCGCGCGATCATGGTGAGACCGTGGAAAGTCGGCCTCCGCGAGGAGAGGTTGTCCGACCGGCCGGGACACGCGCTGGTCGGGATCGTGAACATGCCCGCCCACGTGGTCAGTCCGGTGCGGGCGATCGCTCGCCGGGTGTTGTTCGCGCTGGTGGCCCTGGTGGCCGTGGTGTTCGTGGTCTACCTCGACCGCGACGGATACCGCGATGCCAACGGCGACGGCATCACGCTGCTCGACAGCTTCTACTACGCCACCGTGACGCTGTCCACCACCGGCTACGGTGACATCACCCCGGCGAGCGAGACGGCCCGGCTGGTGAACATCGTCCTGATCACACCACTGCGGGTGCTGTTCCTGATCGTGTTGATCGGGACGACACTGGAGGTGTTGACGGAGCGTTCGCGACAGGCGCTCCGAATCCAGAATTGGAGGCGCACGGTGCGCGACCACGTGGTGGTCATCGGTTTCGGCACGAAGGGTCGCTCGGCGGTGAACGCGTTGCTGGGGGAGGAGGACAGCGACCCGAGTCAGATCGTGGTGGTGGACACCGACCGCACCGCCCTCGACGCCGCCAGCGCCCGGGGCCTGATCACGGTGCACGGGTCGGCCACGCGTTCGGACGTGCTGCGGGTCGCGGGCGTACAGCGGGCACGTGCGGTGGTGGTCGCTCCGAACCGGGACGACACGGCGGTGCTCGTGACGCTCAGCGCCAGGGAACTCGCCCCGAAGGCACGCATCCTCGCGTCGGTGCGGGAGATGGAGAACGTGCACCTGCTCAAGCAGTCCGGTGCCGACCAGGTCGTGGTGTCGAGCGAGACGGCGGGGCGCCTGCTGGGCATCGCCACGAGGACCCCGCGTGTGGTGGACATGGTGGAGGACCTGCTGACCCCGGAGGCCGGCCTGGCGATCGCCGAACGGCCCGTGGAACCGTCCGAGGAGGGCGGCTCACCGCGGCACCTGCCCGACATCGTGCTCGGCCTCGTACGTGACGGCACGCTCTACCGCGTGGACGCTCCCGAGGCCGACTCGCTCGAATCCGGCGACCGGCTGCTGTACGTGAAGAAGGTGTCGGTGGGCGAGGAGACCGTGCCGTGACACCGGGAACACGGTGCCTCGTCGGTACTCCGCTGCCGTTTCAGATGCTGAGGACCGCGTTGTGGGCAGGGTCGGGATGTTCTGGAACCATTGAGCCGTGCCGCAGCCAGCGAACCCAGAAAGCCGCCGGAAGCCACAACTGACCCCGCGGGTGCTCGGTGTCGCCGCGGTGACCGGGATCCTGATCCTGCTCGGAGCGTGGTGGGCGGGACCGTCGCTGTTCGGGGCGGGGACTGCTGGAGCGGACCGGAGGATCGTCGACGCGACGGTGACGAACCCCGTGGAGTGCACGAACCCCGACGCCGAGGAGACCGTGCGGTTCCGACTGGGCGGCCAGAGCCACGAGGGGCTGCTCAGCGGGTGCGGCCACGACCAGGACGAGCAGGTGCGCATCGCGCTGGCCGAGGATCCCGCCGAGGCGCAGGGGCCGGTGCCGGTCGCTCTCGCCGCCACCGCGCCGGGGGTCGACGACCTGCGCAGGCCCACCGGACTCGGCCTGCTCATGCTCTCCTGTGCGGCGGGCGGCACCTACGCCTATCTGCTGGCGCGAGGCCCGCGGTCGAGCCTGGCGGTGACGTGAACCCGGCCGAGGCTACGGTGCGGGTGGCGCGGGTGGCCGAGTCGGTTCAGGCCACGTCCCCGCTGGGGGCCGCGAAGGTGTTGCAGTCGACGATGCGGTTGTCGTAGGCGCCCGCGCGCCACCACTTCGCGTAGTTGGCGTTGCTGCCGTGGTCGTGGGTGCCCGACGTGTCGTCGCCCCGGGTCTCCTGGTCGTACCAGGCGGCGTCGTACATGGCGCGGGTGATGGAGCCGCCCTGGTCGACGTGGGCGCCCAGGAACATCCCGGAGAAGCACTGCGCCTGGAGTTCCTTGCGCCGCGACATCTCCTGCCCGGCGGGACTGTTCTGCCCCTCGGCGTAGATGCGTTCCCACGCGGCGTCCATGATCCCGGCCAGCTCCTGCACGTGGTGGCCGTACTCGTGCGCGAACAACGCGAGGTAGACGCCGGGCGCGTTGCCGTACTGCTCGGTCTGGAGCCCGTCGAAGGGCAGGTACAGGTCGCCCTCGCAGTAGTACGCCGCCGTGGAGATGCTGACGTTGATCTTGCCGCACTGGGTGTCGAAACTCGCCGCCGCCGGGAAGTGCAGTCTCGGCGGCGTGAACGGCAGGTTGTACGCGCGCAGGAACGGTTCCCATGCCGCGTCGAGGCACTGCCGCGCGGCCGTGAAGAACGCCTTCGCCCCTTCCGGGGTGCTCTGCCATCCGGGCAGGGGGCAGGCACGGTTGGCCAGGCCCGCGTTCGGGTCCTGGAGGATCGGGTGGTCGGCGAGCTTGAGGATCTTGGCGGGTTGACTCGCCTGCCCCGTCGTCGCCGCACCGCCTGCCGGGGGCGTCGACAGGGAGACGTCCGCCGGGCTCCGCGTGGTGGTCGGCGTGACCTCCCCGCTGCTGGCCAACGTCGGCGTCGGTGCGGGTGAGGACGCGGCCGAGTCGACGGGCGTGTCGCGGGACCCGGTGCCGGTGGCGACCACGTACACCAGCACGAGGACGAGCGCGAGCAGCATCGAGCCACCGCCGTACGCGAGCACGTACGGCCAGGCCGGTTTCCGGGGCGGCCGCTGCGGTGGCCCCGGCTGTGCTGGGGGGAAGTGGTGGCCGAAGGGCGCGCCCTGGCCGTGTCGCGGGCCGTGACCGTGGCCCGAGGACCCTGGCCACGGTGGCGGTTGTGTCATCTCGTCGTCCCCGCGCGGTCGATGGAACTCGGCCGCCAGCATAGCGAGCCGCCACCCCTTCCGAATCCCTCGGCGGCGGACCCGGCCGCACCCGGTGCCCGGGGTAGCCGTCAGGATGGAGGTATGTCCGAATCCACAGGCTGGTCCACGTCAGGCGAGCGGCGTCCGGGTGTCGTCCCGCTTCGCCCTCTGCTGCTGGGGGAGATCCTGGAAGGCGCCGTCGCGACTCTGCGCAGGTACGCGGGTGTGGTGTTCGGTTCGGCCGCGGTGGTGGCGCTGGTGAGCGCCGTCGTCTACTACGCCGCGGACCTGTGGCTGCTCGACGCCACGAGCCCCGTCCCCGTCATCGATGCGGACGCGCCGCCCGAGGCGCAGCTCGACCAGGCGGTGGCGCAGCTCGAGAGCGCACTGCCGCAGTTCGGTGTGCTGGCGTTGATCACTCTGGTGACGCAGACGTTCCTCTCCGGCCTGTTGACGGTCGTGGTGGGCAAGGCGGTGCTCGGCCACGCCATCGGGGTGCGCCAAGCGTGGGAGGAGTTGCGGCCCCGGCTGCTGCCGCTGCTGGTTCTGACGTTCGTGGTGACGCTGGCGGTCATGGTGGGCTCCGCGCTGTTCGTCGTGCCCGGTGTGTGGCTGTACGCCCTGCTGAGCCTGGCGACGCCGGCGCTCGTGCTCGAACGTGGTCGCGTCGGGGACGCGCTACGCCGTTCGGTGGCCCTCGTGCAGGGCGCGTGGTGGCGGGTGTTCGGTGTGCTCGTGGTCGCGGTCCTGATCACGTGGGTGCTGTCGTACCTGATCCAGTGGCCGTTCAACCTGGCGATCGATCCGCAGGCGTTCGAGCGTGGTTACACGCCGCAGGAGCTGTTGGTCCAGGAGGCAGGGGGTGCCGTGGCGCGCACCATCACGGTGCCGTTCTCCGCGGCCGTGACGGCGTTGCTCTACATCGACCAGCGCATGCGCAGGGAGAACCTGGCCGACGAGCTGTCCAGAGCGGCCCGGATGGGCTGACCCGATCACGACCGGTGCCACCTCTCACGTCAGGGTGACATCACTCACAGGTGGTGATTTCCCGGATGGGTGAAACGCGGGGGCCGGAACCGACGACGAGGACGGTGACGTCGCCGGTGCACCGTGTCCGGCGTGCTCGTCGCGGCGAGGAGACACCGTGGGTCGTGTGGGGCGCCGGTCACGCGGTGTACGGCGGACGGCCCGCCGTACGCGTGGGGCCGGGCTGGTGATGTTGTTGACGTCGGTGTTGACCGCGTGTGTCACCCCGAGAGCCACGACCGCGTCCACGGACCCGACCTGGTGCGGCGACCAGTCGTCGATCGTGATCCTCGGTGACTCCCACAGCACGGGCTACGGACTGCCCGACTATCCGGGCGGTGGGAGTTACGCGCCGACGGCGGCCGGCTGGACGTCGACGGTGACACGCCGGGCCTCCGACGAGTGGGGCACGATCACCACCGTGCTCGCGCACAACGGCGCCATGGCGGCCGACTTCCGGCCGGGAGGCCGTTGGGAGGAGACCGTGAGCGCGACCGAGGCCGTGCACGACGTGCAGCCCGCGCTCGTGATCGTGGCCCTCGGAGCCAACGAGTTCGCGGCCGACCTCCCGCCCACGGACTTCGCCGAGCACTACCGGAGCCTCGTGGACGAGCTCCACCACGCGTCGCCGCGGACCACCGTGTTGCTGCTGGTGCCACCCGAGATGGGCGCGCGGCTCGTGCCCGACCCGGTGTATCCGTGGGAGGCGTACACGGCGGTCGTCGAGACCGTCGCGGCCGACCAGGGCACCGAGTTGCTCGACCTCGGCGAGTACCTGCCCGCGGGTGGTACGCCGGAGGCCGAGGCGCTCTACCTGCCCGACGCGGCACACCTGACGGAGGCCGGGCATCGGGTGGTGCACGCCGCCGTGTGGACGCTGCTCACGGCCTGGTGCGGCCCGTGACCCCTCACGGTCTGCGGCAGGCGTAGACGGCGTCGAGCGGGTCGTCGGGAACGTCGTACACCTCAACGTCGGTGAATCCGGCGTCGGCCAGCATGGTGCGCGCGAGCTGTTCGCCCCACACCGTGCCGAGGCCCGCGCCGCCTCTGGCGAGCGACACCGTCATGCAGTGCAGTGTGCTCACCGAGTACAGCAACGGTGCGAACGGGTTGTCGAGGTTGTCCGCGAGGTCGGTGGCGGC encodes:
- a CDS encoding potassium channel family protein, whose amino-acid sequence is MVRPWKVGLREERLSDRPGHALVGIVNMPAHVVSPVRAIARRVLFALVALVAVVFVVYLDRDGYRDANGDGITLLDSFYYATVTLSTTGYGDITPASETARLVNIVLITPLRVLFLIVLIGTTLEVLTERSRQALRIQNWRRTVRDHVVVIGFGTKGRSAVNALLGEEDSDPSQIVVVDTDRTALDAASARGLITVHGSATRSDVLRVAGVQRARAVVVAPNRDDTAVLVTLSARELAPKARILASVREMENVHLLKQSGADQVVVSSETAGRLLGIATRTPRVVDMVEDLLTPEAGLAIAERPVEPSEEGGSPRHLPDIVLGLVRDGTLYRVDAPEADSLESGDRLLYVKKVSVGEETVP
- a CDS encoding neutral zinc metallopeptidase; amino-acid sequence: MTQPPPWPGSSGHGHGPRHGQGAPFGHHFPPAQPGPPQRPPRKPAWPYVLAYGGGSMLLALVLVLVYVVATGTGSRDTPVDSAASSPAPTPTLASSGEVTPTTTRSPADVSLSTPPAGGAATTGQASQPAKILKLADHPILQDPNAGLANRACPLPGWQSTPEGAKAFFTAARQCLDAAWEPFLRAYNLPFTPPRLHFPAAASFDTQCGKINVSISTAAYYCEGDLYLPFDGLQTEQYGNAPGVYLALFAHEYGHHVQELAGIMDAAWERIYAEGQNSPAGQEMSRRKELQAQCFSGMFLGAHVDQGGSITRAMYDAAWYDQETRGDDTSGTHDHGSNANYAKWWRAGAYDNRIVDCNTFAAPSGDVA
- a CDS encoding YciC family protein; this translates as MSESTGWSTSGERRPGVVPLRPLLLGEILEGAVATLRRYAGVVFGSAAVVALVSAVVYYAADLWLLDATSPVPVIDADAPPEAQLDQAVAQLESALPQFGVLALITLVTQTFLSGLLTVVVGKAVLGHAIGVRQAWEELRPRLLPLLVLTFVVTLAVMVGSALFVVPGVWLYALLSLATPALVLERGRVGDALRRSVALVQGAWWRVFGVLVVAVLITWVLSYLIQWPFNLAIDPQAFERGYTPQELLVQEAGGAVARTITVPFSAAVTALLYIDQRMRRENLADELSRAARMG
- a CDS encoding SGNH/GDSL hydrolase family protein, whose protein sequence is MGRVGRRSRGVRRTARRTRGAGLVMLLTSVLTACVTPRATTASTDPTWCGDQSSIVILGDSHSTGYGLPDYPGGGSYAPTAAGWTSTVTRRASDEWGTITTVLAHNGAMAADFRPGGRWEETVSATEAVHDVQPALVIVALGANEFAADLPPTDFAEHYRSLVDELHHASPRTTVLLLVPPEMGARLVPDPVYPWEAYTAVVETVAADQGTELLDLGEYLPAGGTPEAEALYLPDAAHLTEAGHRVVHAAVWTLLTAWCGP